A region from the Desulfitobacterium dehalogenans ATCC 51507 genome encodes:
- a CDS encoding ABC transporter ATP-binding protein translates to MNEYLVDIRNERLSFFTPAGEVKALNDVSLHVREGEVLGIVGESGSGKSVTSYSLMGLTAHPGRLIGGDLYFNGHHINKMTEREMREIRGNEVSIIFQDPMTSLNPVYTVGNQIREVILLHTNKSRKEANERARELLQLVGINEPEKRLKQYPHELSGGMRQRVMIAIALACEPKLLIADEPTTALDVTIQAQIIELMMNLKEKLGMSIILITHDLGVVAGMCDRIAVMYAGKVIESGTTDEIFYQPSHEYTKGLLQSVPNINDRDHKQLVPIEGLPVDMLNPPAGCPFAPRCRSCMKICLSSMPAYTRLSEEHYSACWLLDKAKFEGQSEVQHD, encoded by the coding sequence ATGAATGAGTATTTAGTTGATATACGCAACGAGAGGCTCTCCTTCTTTACCCCTGCAGGTGAGGTGAAGGCACTCAATGATGTGTCTCTGCATGTTCGTGAAGGCGAAGTATTGGGTATTGTAGGGGAGAGTGGTTCCGGAAAATCTGTGACTTCATACAGTCTTATGGGCTTAACGGCTCATCCAGGCCGTCTGATCGGCGGCGATCTCTATTTTAATGGGCACCACATCAATAAGATGACGGAACGGGAGATGCGTGAGATCAGAGGGAACGAGGTTTCCATCATCTTTCAGGACCCCATGACCAGCCTTAACCCGGTCTATACTGTCGGTAACCAGATCCGGGAGGTCATTCTTCTGCATACCAACAAAAGCAGGAAGGAAGCCAACGAGCGCGCCCGGGAACTTTTGCAGTTGGTGGGTATTAATGAGCCTGAAAAGCGCTTAAAACAATACCCTCATGAGTTGTCCGGCGGCATGCGCCAGCGGGTGATGATTGCTATTGCTTTGGCCTGCGAGCCTAAGCTGTTGATTGCTGATGAGCCGACGACCGCTTTGGACGTGACGATTCAGGCTCAGATCATAGAACTCATGATGAATCTGAAGGAAAAATTGGGGATGTCCATTATTCTGATCACCCACGATTTAGGTGTTGTGGCCGGTATGTGCGACCGCATTGCCGTGATGTATGCCGGCAAGGTGATAGAATCCGGCACCACGGATGAAATTTTCTATCAACCATCTCATGAATATACCAAAGGCTTGCTCCAGAGCGTGCCCAATATAAACGACCGAGATCATAAGCAGTTGGTGCCGATTGAAGGTTTGCCGGTGGACATGCTAAATCCTCCGGCGGGGTGTCCTTTTGCTCCCCGCTGTCGTTCATGCATGAAAATCTGTCTGAGTAGTATGCCGGCCTATACCCGACTTAGTGAGGAACATTACAGTGCATGTTGGCTCCTAGATAAAGCAAAATTTGAAGGCCAGTCGGAGGTTCAACATGATTGA
- a CDS encoding ABC transporter permease, translated as MTEKNPLSLQLKVEDFLPATDAEKQSLTQMRPGVSFWKDAMRRLRKNKVAMVSLTVILVVMFFSFIVPSFYPYKYEQQIKGSEYLKPMTYSTQEQLRIDAGEKVFPHILGTDNLGRDYAVRVMVGSRISLMVGLIASAIILIIGSTYGAVSGFFGGWVDLAMMRIVDIIYTVPDILLIVLISFAIRDPLNILAAKPGFGWIQTVGPNLISIFLVFALLYWVGMARIVRSQVLALKQNEYVTAARALGAGTGRIIRKHLLTNCIGTLIVTTTLQIPSSIFTESFLSFLGLGVAVPLPSLGSLASDALNGLNSYPYLLMAPALLISLIILSFNLLGDGLRDAFDPKMKS; from the coding sequence ATGACTGAAAAAAATCCGCTTAGCTTACAATTAAAGGTCGAAGATTTTCTGCCTGCAACCGACGCAGAAAAGCAAAGCCTCACTCAGATGCGCCCCGGCGTCAGCTTTTGGAAGGATGCTATGCGCCGACTAAGGAAAAACAAGGTAGCCATGGTAAGCCTTACGGTCATTCTGGTCGTTATGTTTTTTTCTTTTATTGTCCCCAGTTTTTATCCTTATAAATATGAGCAGCAGATTAAGGGTTCCGAGTACCTCAAACCCATGACCTACTCCACCCAAGAACAACTGCGTATTGATGCTGGAGAAAAGGTGTTTCCGCATATTCTGGGAACGGACAACTTGGGCCGCGACTATGCAGTCCGCGTAATGGTAGGCAGCCGTATCTCCTTAATGGTTGGCTTAATCGCTTCCGCAATCATACTGATCATTGGTTCAACCTACGGTGCTGTGTCCGGTTTTTTTGGCGGCTGGGTAGATCTCGCCATGATGCGTATTGTAGATATTATATACACGGTACCGGATATTCTCTTGATCGTACTGATTTCTTTTGCAATTAGAGATCCCTTGAACATCCTGGCCGCAAAGCCCGGTTTCGGGTGGATTCAGACGGTGGGTCCCAATCTCATCAGTATTTTTCTGGTGTTTGCCCTGTTATATTGGGTGGGCATGGCGCGGATTGTCCGCAGCCAGGTGCTTGCCCTTAAGCAGAATGAGTATGTGACCGCGGCCAGAGCCCTGGGTGCCGGTACTGGCCGCATTATCCGTAAACATCTTCTGACCAACTGTATTGGGACGTTGATTGTTACCACTACACTGCAGATTCCTTCTTCTATTTTCACGGAGAGTTTTCTGAGCTTCCTCGGTTTGGGGGTTGCTGTTCCTTTGCCTTCTTTGGGTTCTCTGGCTAGTGATGCCCTCAACGGTCTGAATAGTTATCCTTATTTGCTGATGGCGCCGGCCTTGCTGATCAGCCTCATCATTCTTAGTTTCAACCTATTAGGTGATGGTTTGCGGGATGCATTCGACCCTAAGATGAAGAGTTAA
- a CDS encoding ABC transporter permease translates to MIKYVIKRIILAVMTIFMVATITFFLMNMVPGGPFVAEKSISAQAQAALNEKFGLDKPLIVQYKNYMLSAAQGDFGLSLKQRGRTVSDIIISKFPVSAKLGGIAVLAALSIGIPLGSIAALNRGKWLDDVIIVIATCGIAFPSFVICTVGMYVFGVYLGVLPTMGLTTPAHYVLPVFALSFYPTAYITRLMRSSMLDVIGQDYMRTARAKGLSQMKSLFKHALRNAILPVITYAGPMLAFTLTGSFIVEKIFVIPGLGGQFVSSIVNRDYTVIMGTTIFLATLVITINALIDILYKFIDPRIQLK, encoded by the coding sequence ATGATAAAATACGTTATTAAGCGAATTATTCTGGCAGTGATGACGATCTTTATGGTTGCGACCATAACTTTTTTTCTAATGAACATGGTGCCCGGTGGCCCATTTGTTGCAGAAAAGTCTATTAGTGCACAAGCCCAGGCCGCACTTAATGAGAAATTCGGGTTGGATAAACCACTCATTGTGCAATACAAAAATTATATGCTAAGTGCTGCTCAGGGCGACTTTGGCTTGAGCTTAAAACAACGTGGCCGCACTGTCAGCGATATTATTATCAGCAAGTTTCCGGTATCAGCCAAGCTGGGCGGTATCGCAGTGCTTGCAGCTCTATCGATTGGGATTCCACTGGGAAGCATTGCTGCGCTTAACCGCGGTAAATGGCTCGACGACGTGATCATCGTCATCGCTACCTGCGGCATTGCGTTTCCCAGTTTTGTTATCTGTACCGTAGGCATGTATGTGTTCGGCGTCTACTTAGGGGTATTGCCGACGATGGGCCTCACGACACCGGCCCATTATGTCCTTCCGGTATTTGCCCTTTCCTTCTATCCGACAGCCTATATTACACGACTGATGCGCTCGTCTATGCTTGATGTGATTGGTCAGGACTATATGCGAACAGCTCGTGCCAAAGGTCTTTCCCAGATGAAGAGTCTTTTCAAGCATGCTCTGCGCAACGCGATCCTGCCTGTAATCACTTATGCTGGCCCTATGCTGGCTTTCACCCTGACCGGCAGTTTCATCGTGGAGAAAATCTTTGTCATTCCCGGCTTAGGCGGTCAGTTCGTCAGTTCTATTGTCAACCGCGATTATACGGTTATCATGGGTACGACGATTTTCCTGGCGACACTTGTTATCACCATTAATGCGCTGATAGATATCCTCTATAAATTTATTGACCCGCGCATTCAACTAAAATAA
- the spo0A gene encoding sporulation transcription factor Spo0A, with translation MGRKIKIVVADDNRNLCQMLQDFLRSQDDLEVVGVAYNGVEAWDLIQSQEPDLVIIDLVMPSLDGLGVLERINGRTTASRPKVIMLTAFGQESLTHQAMVLGVDYFILKLFDLEILGKRIRSLTQSVPSSSAPMTSTVNAVTNAGTSVNLGAEVTNMMHQIGIPAHVKGYQYIRDAILMVVEDVSLLGAVTKELYPAIAKKYDTAPSRVERGIRHAIELAWERGHTETLKRIFGYSMNIERQKPTNSEFVALLADKLRVMSKVS, from the coding sequence ATGGGAAGAAAAATCAAAATTGTCGTCGCTGACGATAACCGTAATCTATGCCAAATGCTGCAGGATTTTCTCCGAAGTCAGGACGATCTCGAGGTGGTAGGGGTAGCGTATAATGGAGTCGAGGCATGGGATCTGATTCAATCGCAGGAGCCGGATCTTGTCATAATCGATTTGGTTATGCCGAGCTTAGATGGGTTAGGTGTTTTAGAAAGAATAAACGGGCGAACAACGGCTTCACGCCCGAAAGTGATCATGCTTACGGCCTTTGGCCAGGAATCCCTGACCCATCAGGCCATGGTACTCGGCGTAGATTATTTTATTCTGAAGCTCTTTGATCTGGAAATTTTGGGTAAGAGGATCCGTAGTTTAACCCAAAGTGTGCCTTCCTCATCAGCTCCTATGACTTCAACAGTGAATGCTGTGACCAATGCAGGTACAAGTGTTAATTTAGGAGCAGAAGTCACGAATATGATGCATCAAATCGGGATTCCAGCCCATGTCAAGGGCTATCAATACATAAGAGATGCGATTCTCATGGTTGTTGAAGATGTGTCCTTATTGGGAGCGGTAACCAAAGAGCTCTATCCGGCCATTGCGAAAAAGTATGATACAGCTCCCAGCCGTGTGGAACGAGGTATCCGGCATGCCATCGAATTAGCATGGGAACGGGGACATACAGAGACTCTAAAACGTATTTTTGGCTATTCCATGAATATAGAACGGCAAAAACCAACAAATTCAGAATTTGTTGCCCTTCTTGCTGATAAGCTGAGAGTTATGAGCAAGGTGAGTTAG
- a CDS encoding GNAT family N-acetyltransferase: protein MEVRFVLRKAQYKDIEQINEIYNWAVLNTVATFDMEERSFVAAEAWFDMHQDPYYPVYVVESQGQVIGWGSLSPFHPRPAYKQSGEFSIYIASGWTGQSLGDTLLKVLCQEAKELGYHTLLGLITSTNEKSISLAKKHGFFEAGRYREVGTKFGQCLDVMVLQKIFN, encoded by the coding sequence ATGGAAGTACGATTTGTCCTGCGCAAAGCCCAATATAAGGATATAGAGCAAATAAACGAAATATATAATTGGGCTGTCTTAAATACGGTAGCAACCTTTGATATGGAAGAGCGTTCTTTTGTGGCAGCAGAAGCCTGGTTTGATATGCATCAAGATCCCTATTATCCGGTGTATGTGGTGGAAAGCCAAGGACAGGTCATAGGGTGGGGGAGTCTATCTCCTTTTCATCCACGGCCGGCCTATAAACAAAGTGGAGAATTTTCCATCTATATTGCTTCTGGGTGGACCGGTCAATCCCTGGGGGATACGCTTCTGAAGGTCCTTTGTCAAGAGGCGAAAGAATTAGGATACCATACTCTATTGGGTCTTATTACTTCGACCAACGAAAAAAGTATTTCTTTAGCCAAAAAGCATGGTTTTTTTGAAGCAGGAAGATATCGGGAAGTCGGGACAAAGTTCGGGCAATGTTTGGATGTCATGGTCTTGCAAAAAATTTTCAACTAA
- a CDS encoding ferredoxin, with amino-acid sequence MTASVDENCIGCGACASICPEVFRMNDEGLAEAYVNPVPSELEESAQEAADGCPTDAIHLD; translated from the coding sequence ATGACTGCATCAGTAGATGAAAATTGCATTGGTTGTGGTGCTTGTGCATCCATTTGTCCTGAAGTATTCCGCATGAACGACGAAGGCCTTGCCGAGGCATATGTTAACCCCGTTCCCAGTGAGCTGGAAGAATCCGCACAGGAAGCTGCGGATGGTTGCCCAACAGATGCTATCCATCTTGACTAA
- a CDS encoding DUF1858 domain-containing protein has translation MKFTLEMKLKDIMATNPKTVEVMQELGLHCLGCPFSVNETLLNAAQMHKLDPEKLLEAVNSVEQGEMSEAAKAKAQPKGAILQMDKKTYAIAPHIPAGVATPEILRKIADVAEKYNAAAIKVTSAQRIAIVGLAPEIIPNAWEDLGMDPGHAVGLCVRSVKVCPGITFCKRGLQETLGIGMEIDKRYHGMSLPAKFKIGIAGCPNKCTDSMNVDLGIMGTSKGYHVYVGGNGGVKPRRGDLLLENLQSDQLVPVIDAVMDYFKENAKPQERIGRLIDRVGLEELQKATQNVVNA, from the coding sequence ATGAAATTTACATTAGAAATGAAACTTAAGGACATCATGGCCACCAACCCCAAAACGGTTGAAGTAATGCAGGAATTAGGGTTGCATTGCCTGGGCTGTCCTTTTTCAGTAAACGAAACCCTGCTTAATGCTGCACAAATGCATAAACTCGACCCTGAAAAGCTTCTGGAGGCTGTTAATTCAGTGGAGCAGGGGGAAATGTCCGAAGCAGCTAAAGCCAAAGCCCAACCTAAGGGTGCTATATTGCAAATGGATAAAAAAACCTACGCCATCGCCCCACATATTCCGGCAGGGGTAGCGACTCCTGAAATATTGCGAAAGATTGCCGATGTGGCGGAAAAATACAATGCTGCAGCAATTAAGGTGACTTCCGCCCAGCGGATTGCCATCGTAGGCTTAGCCCCGGAAATCATCCCTAATGCATGGGAGGATTTGGGTATGGATCCTGGACATGCTGTGGGACTGTGTGTTCGCAGTGTCAAGGTATGTCCGGGTATAACCTTCTGTAAGCGAGGGCTGCAGGAAACTCTGGGCATCGGTATGGAAATTGATAAGCGCTACCATGGTATGTCCCTGCCCGCCAAATTTAAAATAGGGATTGCCGGTTGTCCTAATAAATGTACCGATTCTATGAATGTGGATCTAGGGATTATGGGAACCAGCAAGGGATATCATGTCTATGTGGGTGGCAACGGCGGAGTCAAACCTCGCAGGGGGGATTTGCTTCTGGAGAATCTCCAATCCGATCAACTCGTTCCTGTCATTGATGCGGTAATGGATTATTTTAAAGAGAATGCCAAACCTCAAGAGCGTATAGGTCGGCTTATTGATCGCGTAGGTTTGGAAGAATTGCAAAAAGCTACTCAAAATGTTGTGAACGCCTAA
- the pssA gene encoding CDP-diacylglycerol--serine O-phosphatidyltransferase, which translates to MSGKSIKVDMIPSVFTLGNLFFGFLAILWTMNGEYKMAAGFILFSVLMDSMDGKVARKLSVSSDFGKELDSLCDVVSFGVAPAVLTYKVLLAAHMGFWGMLLAAAFAMCGAVRLARFNILNITTHFLGVPITFAGGFMALLILFHKSLPWVIFPVALAVLAFLMVSTIKVPKLGK; encoded by the coding sequence GTGAGTGGTAAGTCCATTAAAGTGGATATGATCCCCAGTGTTTTTACACTAGGGAATTTGTTTTTTGGATTCTTGGCGATTCTTTGGACCATGAATGGTGAATATAAAATGGCTGCCGGGTTCATTTTATTCTCCGTTCTTATGGATAGTATGGACGGTAAGGTAGCCCGTAAGCTTTCCGTGAGTTCAGATTTTGGCAAGGAACTGGATTCTTTATGTGATGTGGTTTCCTTTGGTGTAGCTCCAGCGGTTTTAACTTATAAAGTCCTGCTGGCAGCGCATATGGGATTTTGGGGTATGCTTCTTGCTGCTGCTTTCGCCATGTGCGGAGCAGTTCGTTTGGCTCGGTTTAATATTCTCAACATAACCACCCATTTTTTGGGCGTACCTATTACTTTTGCCGGCGGGTTCATGGCTTTATTGATCCTTTTTCATAAAAGCCTGCCTTGGGTAATTTTTCCTGTGGCTTTGGCAGTATTGGCATTTCTCATGGTCTCCACAATCAAGGTCCCGAAGCTGGGGAAATAG
- a CDS encoding helicase C-terminal domain-containing protein: MIKRKIVVVDIETTGFDIYNDEIIEFAALSIEEGKEAETFSALISPRRQVPERILRLTGISQEELRQAGSLQTYRDKILNLFQNAIIVGHNVEFDLGFLEHALNIHFENTLWDTLEITRILYPNMNKYKLGDLTKSLGLTPLVKAHRALSDAQAAWELLQACWEKGLTLDLGFYQRALAIAGNSRVTGFLRELEKTTRRKFPERLIPTDLVLYNQDLGLFEEQKDEEPFSEDIGWIEKCFSQGGILENKLKSYESRLGQLQMAKAVGESLISSTHIVIEAGTGTGKSYAYLIPSLWWSKTTGKKVVVATHTIPLQEQIFKKDLPILAQVLPFSFRGVLLKGKSNYICLKRWLSTLSITTELDPGERLVLLSIMVWLRETTTGDWQEVSQIPNLGKIWGSLNCEEESCIPGKCSQANRCYMLQARKRAEEADLIIVNHSLLFSDIRTDRNILPEYHELVVDEAHHLHQSALEQLGNEISLEQISRVLNLLSRSMAGSFYGNVKARAQLWERILSVALWERFRGYLEKLPEACDELYQQAEELFATFEQILGKELSYRLTVHCHKERWWQTVAVQIENLLGRLKVITDLLKAMINLLDSQDDEDSAALAHEISGRIRNLEEMRECFVLAQQVDQLTRVSWLEQSNRILLKTSPVDVSSILKEKLFAPLDCAILTSATISISNSFQHFLREIGLNESTTSLLVDSPFDYDHQMQLMVVKDLVDVDQDELFDIEKVALFISEVSERMQGRTLVLFTSHRFLREIHLPLSRYLEGSGIELLAQGIDGGRQAILEAFLDNPKSVLLGASSFWEGIDIPGDKLSCVILIKLPFGPPNRPLIAARSEYLEAQGRNPFYEFLLPEAVLRFKQGFGRLIRSKSDRGLVILCDGRVIHKRYGRYFLSSLPVRTHIRTSRSQILDKIDSWFDEEYQKELL, from the coding sequence AGTAGTTGTTGATATTGAAACCACTGGATTTGATATCTATAACGATGAAATCATAGAATTTGCTGCCTTGAGCATTGAAGAGGGGAAAGAAGCGGAGACTTTTAGCGCTTTAATCTCACCCCGAAGGCAAGTCCCGGAACGAATTTTACGACTAACGGGTATCTCTCAAGAGGAATTAAGGCAAGCCGGTTCCCTTCAGACTTATCGTGATAAGATCCTAAATCTTTTCCAAAATGCCATTATCGTGGGGCATAATGTTGAGTTTGATTTAGGATTTCTTGAGCACGCCTTAAATATTCATTTTGAAAACACTCTCTGGGACACTTTGGAGATTACCCGAATCCTTTACCCTAATATGAATAAGTATAAATTAGGTGATCTAACCAAGAGCCTCGGTTTGACACCCTTGGTAAAGGCCCATCGGGCTTTGTCGGATGCGCAGGCTGCTTGGGAACTATTACAAGCCTGCTGGGAAAAAGGATTGACTTTGGATTTGGGTTTCTATCAAAGAGCCCTTGCCATTGCCGGCAATTCACGGGTAACCGGCTTTCTTCGGGAATTAGAGAAAACCACCAGGAGGAAATTCCCCGAACGGCTGATACCAACCGATTTGGTGCTTTATAATCAGGATTTAGGCCTTTTTGAAGAGCAGAAGGACGAAGAACCCTTCTCAGAAGATATAGGGTGGATTGAGAAGTGCTTTTCTCAAGGGGGAATCTTGGAAAATAAGCTGAAAAGTTATGAAAGCCGTCTTGGTCAGTTGCAGATGGCCAAAGCCGTGGGTGAGTCCTTGATAAGCTCTACCCATATCGTCATAGAAGCCGGAACAGGTACAGGGAAATCCTATGCTTATTTAATTCCCAGCCTTTGGTGGTCTAAAACAACAGGGAAAAAAGTCGTGGTGGCTACTCATACCATTCCTTTACAGGAGCAGATTTTTAAAAAAGATCTCCCTATTCTTGCTCAAGTTTTACCTTTTTCCTTCCGTGGAGTCTTATTAAAAGGAAAATCAAATTATATATGCTTGAAAAGATGGTTGTCAACCCTGAGCATCACTACGGAATTAGACCCTGGTGAGCGTCTGGTCCTCCTGAGCATTATGGTGTGGCTTAGAGAAACCACCACTGGGGATTGGCAGGAGGTCTCACAAATCCCAAACCTGGGAAAGATATGGGGGAGCCTGAATTGCGAGGAAGAGAGCTGTATACCTGGAAAATGCTCTCAAGCCAATCGCTGTTATATGCTGCAGGCCCGCAAGCGTGCTGAAGAGGCTGACTTAATCATCGTCAATCATTCTTTGCTCTTTTCGGATATTAGGACAGATAGGAATATTTTGCCCGAATACCACGAATTGGTCGTAGACGAAGCCCACCATCTCCATCAATCGGCTTTAGAGCAATTAGGGAATGAGATTAGTCTGGAACAGATTTCCCGAGTCCTTAATCTGCTCAGCCGTTCTATGGCAGGAAGTTTCTACGGGAATGTTAAAGCAAGAGCTCAATTGTGGGAACGCATTCTTTCTGTGGCCCTTTGGGAACGTTTTCGTGGATACCTTGAAAAACTACCTGAAGCCTGTGACGAACTCTATCAACAGGCTGAAGAGCTCTTTGCAACCTTTGAACAAATACTAGGGAAGGAACTTTCCTATCGATTAACGGTTCACTGCCATAAGGAAAGATGGTGGCAAACTGTAGCTGTGCAAATCGAAAATTTGTTAGGGCGGCTTAAGGTCATAACTGACTTACTTAAAGCCATGATTAATCTTCTCGATTCTCAAGATGATGAGGACTCAGCAGCTCTGGCCCATGAGATTTCTGGACGAATACGGAACCTTGAAGAGATGAGAGAGTGTTTCGTTCTTGCACAGCAAGTAGACCAACTTACTCGGGTCAGCTGGCTGGAACAAAGCAATCGAATTTTACTGAAAACCTCTCCAGTGGATGTGAGCTCCATTCTTAAGGAGAAACTGTTTGCACCTCTGGATTGTGCCATTTTGACTTCCGCAACCATAAGCATTTCCAATTCATTTCAGCATTTTTTGAGGGAAATTGGTTTAAATGAAAGTACGACATCTTTACTGGTGGATTCTCCCTTCGATTATGATCATCAGATGCAGCTTATGGTCGTAAAGGATTTAGTGGATGTGGATCAAGATGAATTATTTGATATAGAAAAAGTAGCGCTTTTTATATCAGAGGTATCTGAGCGCATGCAGGGAAGAACTCTGGTGCTTTTTACCTCTCATCGCTTTTTGCGGGAGATTCACTTGCCTTTGAGCCGCTACCTAGAAGGTTCTGGGATTGAACTGCTGGCTCAAGGAATAGATGGAGGACGTCAGGCCATTCTCGAAGCATTTCTTGATAATCCCAAGAGTGTTTTATTGGGAGCCAGCAGCTTTTGGGAAGGTATCGATATCCCAGGGGATAAGTTGTCCTGTGTCATTCTCATAAAATTGCCTTTTGGACCCCCTAATCGCCCACTCATCGCCGCACGGTCAGAATATCTTGAAGCACAGGGAAGAAATCCCTTTTATGAGTTTCTTCTTCCCGAGGCTGTACTTCGTTTTAAACAAGGTTTTGGCCGCTTGATTCGCTCCAAATCGGATCGAGGGCTTGTTATTCTATGCGATGGCAGAGTAATTCATAAGCGATATGGGAGATATTTTTTGAGTTCCCTGCCGGTCAGAACTCATATTCGAACCAGTAGGTCGCAGATTCTCGACAAAATAGATAGTTGGTTTGACGAGGAATATCAAAAGGAATTGCTTTAA